In the genome of Pediococcus claussenii ATCC BAA-344, one region contains:
- a CDS encoding EAL domain-containing protein produces the protein MLYRYFIQPQINKYTNSIIGYELLIKGYENEGWRPPRYFADIPAEVIASVLTKTTEKLALKIGAVSVNLNRTQMMNRDIDEALMHAQDKLRPVRMVVELTEEPNDEGTTIADLVPILKSFSKRGIEISIDDVGTGENQVDRISGIVPYASEIKFALQNFDQPFSDSELQDKVKFWYNFAEKNKLRFILEGIEDQQDD, from the coding sequence ATGCTGTATCGTTATTTTATTCAGCCACAAATTAATAAATATACCAATTCAATTATTGGTTATGAGTTACTTATAAAAGGGTATGAAAATGAGGGATGGAGACCACCACGTTATTTTGCAGATATTCCTGCTGAAGTTATTGCGAGTGTTTTAACGAAAACAACGGAGAAACTTGCTTTAAAAATAGGGGCTGTTTCAGTTAATTTAAATAGAACTCAAATGATGAATAGGGACATCGATGAAGCATTGATGCATGCGCAGGATAAGCTAAGACCAGTGCGAATGGTTGTTGAATTGACTGAAGAACCCAATGATGAAGGAACAACGATTGCAGATTTGGTTCCTATTTTAAAAAGTTTTTCTAAACGAGGGATTGAGATTAGTATTGATGATGTTGGAACAGGAGAAAATCAGGTTGATCGGATTTCAGGAATAGTTCCATATGCATCTGAGATTAAATTTGCTTTGCAGAATTTTGATCAGCCATTTTCTGATTCTGAACTTCAAGATAAAGTTAAATTTTGGTACAATTTTGCTGAAAAGAATAAGCTTAGGTTTATTTTAGAAGGGATTGAGGACCAGCAAGATGATTAA
- a CDS encoding FAD-dependent oxidoreductase, whose protein sequence is MKVVVVGCTHTGVAAVTQILQEHPGTEVTVYERHDNVSFLSCGIPLYLNGEVKRLEDMFYSNPKELESLGANVKIKHDVIKIDAEKKEVVVEDLETTEVFTDTYDKLIMATGSSVVVPPLFGIDNSRVLLCKDYDQAREIYETAKHYHHVAIVGGGYVGVELAESYANTDHQVTLIQGNQQLLNNYVDEELSNRVVKLLEDHQVEVHLNKRVQAFSVDNEEQIIIETNENDYKADLVIVATGFVANTELLRGQVDMTKIGAIKINEYMQSSDPNIYAGGDAAVVRYNPTGRDLYIPLATNAIRQGLLAGRNIFRDVQKNLGTQATSALQIFGNTIASSGITLRNALHAGINADSVLFEDDYRPNYMPSTEKIIIILVYDRDTRRVLGAQLLSKHEVAQSANTVSVLIQNNNTIDDMAYIDMLFQPHFDFPYNYLNLVAQLAVAKELKLKSKK, encoded by the coding sequence ATGAAGGTTGTTGTAGTTGGGTGTACACATACGGGGGTCGCTGCAGTAACGCAAATTTTGCAGGAACATCCAGGAACAGAAGTAACGGTTTACGAGCGTCACGATAATGTTTCATTTTTATCATGTGGGATACCACTTTATTTAAATGGTGAAGTAAAACGATTAGAAGATATGTTCTATTCAAATCCAAAAGAATTAGAAAGTTTAGGGGCTAATGTTAAGATTAAGCATGATGTAATCAAAATAGATGCCGAAAAAAAAGAAGTAGTAGTTGAAGATCTCGAAACAACGGAGGTATTTACTGATACTTACGATAAATTAATTATGGCAACAGGTTCCTCTGTTGTTGTTCCACCACTATTTGGGATTGACAACTCACGAGTATTATTATGTAAAGATTATGATCAGGCTCGTGAAATTTATGAAACTGCTAAGCACTACCACCACGTTGCAATTGTAGGTGGTGGGTATGTAGGTGTTGAGCTGGCTGAAAGTTATGCTAATACGGATCATCAGGTCACTTTAATTCAAGGGAACCAACAGCTTTTAAATAACTACGTTGATGAAGAACTCTCTAACCGCGTTGTTAAGCTTTTAGAGGATCATCAGGTTGAAGTTCATTTAAACAAACGAGTGCAGGCCTTTTCAGTTGATAATGAAGAGCAAATAATTATTGAAACCAACGAAAATGATTATAAGGCAGATTTAGTTATCGTTGCTACGGGATTTGTTGCGAATACAGAGTTGTTACGTGGTCAAGTTGATATGACAAAAATTGGGGCCATCAAGATTAATGAATACATGCAATCGTCTGATCCTAATATTTACGCTGGTGGTGATGCTGCAGTTGTTCGTTATAATCCTACGGGACGTGATTTGTATATTCCATTAGCAACGAACGCAATTAGGCAGGGGTTATTAGCTGGGCGAAATATTTTTAGGGATGTACAAAAGAACCTCGGTACGCAAGCCACTTCGGCTTTACAAATTTTTGGAAACACAATAGCATCTTCGGGGATCACCTTAAGGAATGCTTTACATGCTGGAATAAATGCGGATTCAGTATTATTTGAGGACGACTATCGGCCGAATTACATGCCATCAACTGAAAAAATTATCATCATTCTTGTATATGACAGGGATACTAGAAGAGTTTTAGGTGCGCAGTTACTTAGTAAACATGAAGTTGCGCAATCAGCCAATACTGTGTCTGTTTTAATACAGAATAATAATACGATCGATGATATGGCATATATTGACATGCTTTTTCAACCACATTTTGATTTCCCGTATAACTATTTGAATTTGGTAGCCCAGTTAGCAGTTGCAAAAGAATTAAAATTAAAATCTAAAAAATAA
- the abc-f gene encoding ribosomal protection-like ABC-F family protein → MGIIQIKNLTFNYINQKELLFNNVNLDIDTNWKLGLIGRNGRGKTTLLRLLQKKLTAQGEIRANVDFSYFPISISDPQLITRNMIMKVTNRDYSNFWEIERELDLLELDEDILDKAFDHLSPGQQTKLRLAITFANQDKFQLLDEPTNHLDQLGRKQVANYLRKKNGFIVVSHDKQFLNEVIDHVISINKSDISVFQGNYDTWWIDHQITQKRELREKERLKKGIQKLEQASYQKQEWARATERKKVGAPDKGFVGHKAAKSMKRALDVKKRANQKVDEQKKLLKNIEIDEELDMKYVPLAKSTNLIEVKDLMLQRGGKSISEPINFKIETGQRLLVSGNNGSGKSTMIQALIDNQKLIKNGEIKIKPDLKVSYLNQRFEEMKGTIQQLANKHQIDLQNIYSTLRKLGFERELFQTDIDEMSLGQKRKIALAHSLCEEANIYVWDEPLNYLDVISREQVEQVILKFQPTMIVIDHDLHFTNMIKSNEIKMRPLHR, encoded by the coding sequence ATGGGTATAATACAAATAAAAAATTTAACATTCAATTATATAAATCAAAAAGAGCTACTTTTTAATAACGTTAATTTAGACATTGATACGAATTGGAAGTTGGGATTGATCGGCCGCAACGGAAGAGGAAAAACGACGCTTTTGCGCTTGCTACAAAAAAAATTAACTGCGCAAGGAGAGATCCGCGCTAATGTGGATTTTAGCTATTTTCCGATTAGTATAAGTGATCCACAACTGATCACTAGAAATATGATTATGAAAGTCACTAATCGGGATTATTCAAATTTTTGGGAAATAGAACGTGAACTGGACCTGTTAGAGTTAGATGAAGATATTTTAGATAAGGCATTTGATCATTTGAGTCCAGGCCAGCAAACTAAGTTAAGGTTGGCTATCACATTTGCAAACCAAGATAAGTTTCAGTTATTGGATGAACCAACTAATCATTTGGACCAGTTGGGTAGGAAGCAAGTTGCGAATTATTTAAGGAAGAAAAATGGATTTATCGTGGTTAGTCATGATAAACAATTTTTAAATGAAGTTATAGACCATGTTATTTCTATTAATAAAAGCGATATAAGCGTTTTTCAGGGTAACTATGATACTTGGTGGATAGATCACCAGATAACTCAAAAACGCGAGTTACGTGAAAAGGAACGGCTAAAAAAGGGTATTCAGAAATTAGAACAGGCATCTTATCAGAAACAAGAATGGGCGCGCGCAACGGAACGAAAGAAGGTAGGTGCACCTGACAAAGGATTTGTGGGACACAAGGCGGCTAAGTCGATGAAAAGGGCCCTTGATGTAAAGAAACGTGCTAATCAGAAGGTTGATGAGCAGAAAAAACTCTTGAAAAACATTGAAATCGACGAAGAATTAGATATGAAGTATGTTCCCTTGGCAAAGTCAACCAACTTAATTGAAGTTAAAGATCTGATGTTGCAAAGGGGTGGAAAATCAATTAGTGAGCCGATAAACTTTAAGATAGAGACTGGGCAAAGGTTGTTGGTATCAGGTAATAACGGATCTGGCAAGTCAACTATGATACAAGCGCTTATCGATAATCAGAAATTGATTAAAAACGGAGAAATCAAAATAAAGCCAGATTTAAAAGTCAGCTACTTAAATCAAAGATTTGAGGAAATGAAAGGAACAATTCAGCAACTTGCTAATAAACATCAAATTGATCTCCAAAATATATACAGTACCCTTCGCAAATTAGGATTTGAACGGGAATTATTTCAAACTGATATTGATGAGATGAGTTTGGGCCAGAAGAGAAAAATTGCTCTCGCGCATTCACTCTGTGAAGAAGCTAATATTTATGTTTGGGATGAGCCACTGAATTATTTAGATGTAATTTCAAGGGAACAAGTTGAGCAGGTAATTTTAAAATTTCAGCCAACAATGATTGTTATTGATCATGATTTACACTTTACTAATATGATAAAAAGTAATGAAATAAAAATGCGCCCATTACATCGCTGA
- a CDS encoding uracil-DNA glycosylase, with the protein MASILTKKLIAQMREISESSTKLEGLVAGDGSQNPKFILVSEAPGKNEAREGIGFIGPAGQELQNWLNYLGLTRDQIYMTGTVRARPFNERNGVKRDRPPTKLEIKEFAKFLDYELQHLNSDLIVPMGNTGLQRLLGNDARITQLHGQILHRRIQEYDAEKDAFVLSEKEWTLIPTFHPSYIRRFPNKNRTLVMNDLKTIKNYLN; encoded by the coding sequence ATGGCAAGCATTTTAACTAAAAAATTAATTGCACAAATGAGGGAAATAAGCGAATCAAGTACAAAGCTTGAGGGATTAGTGGCAGGGGATGGTTCGCAAAATCCTAAGTTTATTCTAGTGTCAGAGGCGCCTGGGAAAAATGAAGCTAGGGAAGGAATCGGATTTATTGGACCTGCTGGACAGGAATTACAGAATTGGTTGAACTATCTGGGATTAACACGAGATCAGATATATATGACTGGTACGGTGCGTGCTCGTCCATTTAATGAGCGGAATGGCGTCAAGCGAGATCGACCACCAACTAAGCTTGAAATAAAGGAGTTTGCTAAATTCTTAGACTATGAATTACAGCATCTGAATAGTGATCTCATTGTGCCAATGGGCAATACGGGATTACAGCGATTACTTGGAAATGATGCAAGGATTACGCAATTACACGGTCAAATTTTGCATCGTAGAATCCAAGAATATGATGCAGAAAAAGATGCTTTTGTACTTAGTGAAAAAGAATGGACATTAATTCCAACCTTTCACCCGTCATACATTCGAAGATTTCCAAATAAAAATAGAACCTTAGTGATGAATGACTTAAAAACTATCAAGAATTACCTGAATTAA
- a CDS encoding DUF1304 domain-containing protein — translation MHILAIILVLFVAIEHIGIMGIEMLGSNQFISKSFNMPLEVVSKPEMRAALSNQGIYNGFVALALMLALFIPTGTIMKTLVLCFLGFVIFAAIFGAMTVYKRILLFQGGPAIIAFLLGIFFL, via the coding sequence ATGCATATATTAGCAATTATTCTAGTATTATTTGTAGCCATCGAACACATTGGTATCATGGGAATAGAAATGCTCGGTTCTAATCAATTTATATCAAAATCATTTAATATGCCCCTTGAGGTCGTATCAAAACCCGAAATGAGAGCCGCTTTGTCCAACCAAGGCATTTATAACGGTTTTGTTGCTCTCGCCCTAATGCTCGCTCTATTCATCCCAACTGGAACAATCATGAAGACTCTCGTCCTATGTTTTCTTGGATTTGTTATATTTGCGGCCATTTTTGGTGCAATGACCGTTTATAAGCGGATTCTATTGTTTCAGGGTGGACCAGCCATCATTGCGTTTTTACTTGGAATTTTCTTTCTTTGA
- the rplI gene encoding 50S ribosomal protein L9 — MKVIFLEDVKGKGKRGDIKNVSDGYAQNFLIKNGKAKEATNAALSQLKGQQKAEEKHEEAVLEESQQLKKRLEDEKTVVEIKAKAGQDGRLFGSIPSKQIATALEQQFKIKIDKRKIELKEPIRTMGYTNVPVKLHQEVTATIRVHVDEQ, encoded by the coding sequence ATGAAGGTAATTTTTCTAGAAGACGTAAAGGGTAAGGGAAAACGAGGGGATATTAAGAACGTTTCCGACGGATATGCTCAGAACTTTCTAATTAAAAATGGAAAAGCTAAAGAGGCAACTAATGCTGCCCTTAGTCAGTTGAAGGGACAACAAAAAGCCGAAGAAAAGCACGAAGAAGCTGTTCTAGAAGAATCACAACAATTAAAGAAACGCCTTGAGGATGAAAAAACGGTCGTTGAAATTAAAGCAAAGGCAGGACAAGATGGTCGCCTATTTGGTTCAATACCAAGTAAACAAATTGCAACGGCACTTGAACAACAATTTAAGATTAAAATTGATAAGAGAAAGATAGAATTAAAGGAGCCAATTCGCACAATGGGATATACTAACGTTCCAGTAAAGTTGCACCAAGAAGTTACTGCTACGATTAGAGTCCATGTTGATGAGCAATAA
- a CDS encoding GGDEF domain-containing protein, translated as MILSQWLLPPLFTGIFFALGIVLGFQMLINAFGPSDSGSEWRFERLTGARYAVSVLYFGAFSFIFEYASYQTNNDFAFLNFKLLLLSYVLVFLGKRTAAIIVAICGASFIVLRGFSWEALQYIGLILVVYLLASILITFLQKKRWLLLTWSISIDVLTTLFWFFSKMIGFGTFVEISDKQVWEYVLGFIVTNACLSIGLHQIVKQNDHMMMITQQATIDTTTGLPNHEVFLQEYHQIMKQKVQNPPMTLIALDIDQFKHINDVYGHLVGNKALDAVGKTMINLVDTNTSVRGYRVGGEEFEFIVKKMDDAKVRKLASVLKQRIADTVVIDGDNNLNITISIGIATRTIDDSETDLYERADRMLYISKGRGRNQITTDRDE; from the coding sequence GTGATTCTTTCACAATGGTTATTACCACCACTCTTTACCGGTATTTTTTTTGCGCTTGGAATTGTTTTAGGTTTTCAAATGCTTATTAATGCATTTGGCCCGTCTGATTCCGGCTCTGAATGGCGCTTTGAAAGATTAACGGGCGCGCGTTATGCAGTAAGTGTGTTATATTTTGGTGCTTTTTCGTTTATCTTTGAATATGCATCATATCAAACAAATAATGATTTTGCGTTTTTGAACTTCAAATTACTGCTTTTATCATATGTTTTAGTTTTTTTAGGGAAACGAACAGCTGCTATTATAGTTGCAATTTGTGGTGCTTCGTTCATTGTTTTAAGAGGTTTTTCGTGGGAAGCCCTCCAGTATATTGGGTTAATTTTAGTTGTATACTTGCTTGCTAGCATATTAATTACTTTTTTACAGAAAAAAAGGTGGTTATTACTAACTTGGAGTATCTCAATTGATGTATTGACGACTCTGTTTTGGTTTTTTTCTAAGATGATTGGGTTTGGAACCTTTGTCGAAATTTCCGATAAACAGGTTTGGGAATATGTTTTGGGATTTATTGTGACGAATGCTTGTTTATCAATAGGATTGCATCAAATTGTGAAGCAGAATGATCACATGATGATGATTACACAGCAAGCAACAATTGATACAACAACTGGTTTACCCAACCACGAGGTTTTTTTGCAAGAATATCATCAAATTATGAAACAGAAAGTCCAAAACCCACCAATGACGTTGATTGCTTTAGACATTGATCAATTTAAGCATATTAATGATGTTTATGGACATTTAGTTGGTAATAAGGCTTTAGATGCAGTTGGGAAAACAATGATTAATTTAGTAGATACGAATACGAGTGTCAGGGGATATCGAGTTGGTGGTGAAGAATTTGAGTTTATTGTAAAAAAAATGGATGATGCAAAAGTACGAAAACTTGCAAGTGTACTAAAACAACGGATTGCGGATACCGTGGTTATTGATGGTGATAACAATTTAAATATAACTATCTCAATTGGGATTGCGACGCGAACAATAGATGACTCAGAAACTGACTTGTATGAACGGGCAGACCGCATGCTGTACATTTCTAAAGGACGCGGACGTAACCAAATTACAACGGATCGTGATGAGTGA
- a CDS encoding ABC transporter ATP-binding protein: MLEVKGLNKTFGSMVAVHDENFKLSEGEILGLIGQNGAGKTTTFRMILDLLKPDSGEVLWDGKPFTQNKHDIVGFLPEERGLYLKMTIEQQVVYFAELRGQKPAVTKQKLDSWMEKFDVKGKKNDKIKDLSKGNQQKVQLIATLIHDPKFVILDEPFSGLDPVNASLLEQGIEDMRSNGSVIIYSSHDMGNVEKISDRLLMLRNGETVLNGPTESIRDSFGDTRIILQSPLTKEELLLIDGVESVEVHGPRLEISLRDGEVGKEVFARATKNGYIKQFDQQPPTLDEIFRMKVGENNE, translated from the coding sequence ATGTTAGAGGTTAAGGGTCTGAACAAAACTTTTGGTTCCATGGTTGCAGTTCATGACGAAAATTTTAAGTTAAGTGAAGGTGAAATTCTCGGTTTGATTGGACAAAATGGGGCCGGGAAAACAACAACTTTTCGAATGATTTTGGATCTGTTAAAACCAGATTCTGGTGAGGTTTTGTGGGATGGGAAACCATTTACACAAAATAAACATGATATAGTCGGATTTTTGCCGGAAGAACGTGGATTATATTTGAAAATGACAATTGAGCAGCAAGTTGTTTATTTTGCTGAATTGAGGGGACAAAAGCCAGCAGTTACTAAGCAAAAATTGGATAGCTGGATGGAAAAGTTTGACGTTAAAGGTAAGAAAAATGACAAAATAAAAGATCTATCAAAAGGTAATCAGCAAAAGGTTCAACTGATTGCGACATTAATTCATGATCCTAAATTTGTGATTTTGGATGAGCCTTTTAGTGGCCTAGATCCAGTAAATGCTAGCTTATTGGAGCAAGGAATTGAAGATATGCGATCTAACGGCTCAGTTATTATTTATTCGTCTCATGACATGGGTAATGTTGAAAAAATAAGTGATCGACTACTAATGTTGAGGAACGGTGAAACAGTTTTAAATGGACCAACAGAGAGTATTCGGGATAGTTTTGGAGACACACGAATTATTTTGCAGTCTCCGCTAACCAAGGAAGAGCTACTTTTGATTGACGGTGTTGAAAGCGTAGAGGTACATGGTCCACGCCTTGAAATATCTTTACGAGATGGTGAAGTAGGAAAAGAAGTATTTGCTCGTGCAACCAAGAATGGATACATAAAGCAATTTGACCAGCAACCACCAACATTAGACGAAATATTTAGAATGAAAGTGGGAGAAAATAATGAATAA
- a CDS encoding MDR family MFS transporter: protein MRELRLKWLLLGALIDSTAMSSVWPLTTIYMNQELGHSLVAAGVVLFLNSVASIIGSYVAGRLYDKYDSYYLMLGAIVFTWLSMLILIFWNGWPIYPIMLVLIGFGTGWIATISNSLGTTIRNHDGRYVFNMLYFVQNLGVMLGTALVGVIFKHSVAPLFMIAVGIFTIFFFVALFTYRVSDEVQHHRVENKDVQQDGFATKQGVTAIPKANVVIIMSLLFSLLIMWVFYQQWNSTIPIYMLKLHIPLREYSFLWTVNGFFILVVQGLLSSVGGRIFKDPYHQVYFGIFFILASFGILAVASAYIHFVLAMIVLTIGEAIAFPSIPAIVNILSPYDQKGKYQGLTSSFPSAGRSIGPLIGSALVEATSFVALYAVGMVAILVVLVAIIFIIDMNKRRTTKFE, encoded by the coding sequence ATGCGCGAATTAAGGTTAAAATGGCTATTGTTAGGTGCGTTAATTGACAGCACTGCTATGAGTTCTGTTTGGCCACTAACAACTATTTATATGAATCAAGAGCTAGGTCATTCTCTTGTTGCGGCTGGTGTGGTTCTATTTTTAAATTCAGTTGCCAGTATTATTGGTTCCTACGTTGCTGGTCGTTTATATGATAAATATGATAGTTATTATCTAATGCTAGGTGCAATCGTATTTACTTGGTTATCAATGTTAATTTTAATCTTTTGGAACGGCTGGCCAATTTATCCAATTATGTTGGTTTTAATCGGATTTGGAACAGGGTGGATTGCTACTATTAGTAACTCGTTGGGTACAACAATTCGCAACCATGATGGTCGTTACGTGTTTAATATGTTGTACTTTGTTCAAAATCTAGGTGTAATGCTGGGAACAGCATTAGTAGGTGTTATTTTTAAACATAGCGTTGCTCCGTTGTTTATGATTGCGGTTGGAATATTTACGATATTCTTTTTTGTTGCTTTATTTACTTATCGTGTTTCAGATGAAGTCCAACATCATCGTGTAGAAAATAAAGATGTTCAACAGGATGGATTTGCAACAAAACAAGGTGTTACAGCAATCCCCAAAGCTAATGTCGTAATTATCATGTCGTTACTCTTTTCATTACTGATAATGTGGGTGTTTTACCAGCAGTGGAACAGTACAATTCCAATTTATATGTTAAAATTACATATTCCACTACGGGAGTATAGTTTCCTATGGACAGTAAATGGTTTCTTCATTTTGGTTGTTCAAGGATTATTGAGTTCTGTTGGAGGACGTATTTTTAAGGATCCTTATCATCAAGTATACTTTGGAATATTTTTCATACTGGCATCCTTTGGAATTTTGGCCGTTGCCAGCGCATATATTCATTTCGTATTGGCAATGATTGTGCTAACGATTGGAGAGGCAATTGCGTTCCCATCAATTCCAGCGATTGTAAATATTTTATCTCCATATGATCAAAAGGGAAAATATCAGGGATTAACTTCATCTTTTCCATCGGCGGGTCGTTCGATTGGTCCGTTGATTGGTAGTGCACTAGTTGAGGCCACATCATTTGTGGCATTGTATGCAGTTGGAATGGTAGCGATTTTAGTTGTCTTAGTTGCAATTATTTTCATTATTGATATGAACAAGCGGCGAACCACCAAATTTGAATAA
- a CDS encoding C40 family peptidase, translating to MTLGSASVASANAAQGADYNSQQQDTTVQPMAYTGTSNNTQSSSDNAVVQEALQLAGMNIPYVWGGESLSGMDCSGLTEYVYQKVTGKVLGHNTVVQEGKVTKEAVADAQPGDLLFWGAQGSSHHVAIYIGDGKFVAAPQPGQNVEVESLSSGFAPSFAGHVN from the coding sequence ATGACATTAGGTTCAGCAAGTGTTGCATCAGCTAATGCAGCTCAAGGCGCTGACTACAACAGTCAACAGCAAGATACAACTGTTCAACCGATGGCATACACTGGTACATCGAATAATACTCAGTCATCATCCGATAATGCCGTAGTTCAGGAAGCCTTACAATTGGCAGGAATGAATATTCCTTATGTTTGGGGTGGAGAATCCCTAAGTGGAATGGATTGCTCAGGATTGACAGAGTACGTATATCAAAAAGTTACTGGGAAAGTTTTGGGACATAATACCGTAGTTCAAGAAGGTAAGGTCACTAAAGAAGCTGTGGCTGATGCACAACCAGGAGACTTATTGTTCTGGGGGGCACAAGGATCAAGTCATCATGTGGCTATATATATTGGTGACGGAAAGTTTGTTGCAGCACCTCAGCCTGGTCAGAACGTAGAAGTAGAGTCTCTAAGTTCAGGGTTTGCACCAAGTTTTGCAGGACACGTAAACTAG
- the dnaB gene encoding replicative DNA helicase, translating to MDNGILENQAPPQNIEAEKAVLGAIFLSNDALADAMEFVTPDDFYKHAHQSIFRIMVDLNDADEAIDVLTVNNALTSHNLIEDVGGVSYIAELAGSVPTAANVVYYAKIVQEKATLRRLIDTATSIVQKGYGQDEDISTLLDDAEREIMEVSENRDKAGFKPIADVLTTSMEEIDRLYQSNDEITGLPTGFRELDKITTGLHEGELIILAARPAVGKTAFALNIAQNVGTKTDKTVAIFSLEMGAEQLVNRMLCSEGSIDANHLRTGQLSEEEWQSLVIAMGSLAKANVFIDDTPGNKMAEIRAKCRRLAKEQGNLGLIVVDYLQLIEGSGQENRQQEVSAISRQLKKLANELNVPVIALSQLSRGVEQRQDKRPVMSDIRESGSIEQDADIVAFLYRDDYYDRDDGNDDQDQDQDPRDEEDANVGPVEVIIEKNRSGARGTVNLLFIKSYNKFSSLAYMPEASR from the coding sequence ATGGATAATGGGATTTTAGAAAATCAGGCTCCACCACAAAATATTGAGGCGGAAAAAGCAGTTCTGGGTGCTATCTTTTTAAGTAACGATGCATTGGCGGATGCTATGGAATTTGTAACACCAGATGATTTTTACAAACACGCACATCAAAGCATTTTTAGAATAATGGTCGATTTAAATGACGCTGATGAAGCAATTGATGTTTTGACGGTTAATAATGCTTTAACGTCACATAACTTGATCGAAGACGTTGGTGGGGTTAGTTATATTGCTGAGTTAGCGGGATCGGTTCCTACTGCTGCTAACGTTGTATACTATGCCAAAATTGTTCAAGAAAAGGCAACTTTGCGCCGGTTGATTGATACTGCAACCTCAATTGTTCAAAAGGGTTACGGACAAGATGAAGATATTTCAACTCTGTTAGATGACGCAGAACGCGAAATTATGGAAGTTTCTGAGAATCGTGATAAGGCAGGATTTAAACCAATTGCTGATGTTTTGACAACCTCGATGGAAGAAATAGACCGTTTGTACCAGAGTAATGATGAGATTACAGGATTACCAACGGGTTTTCGAGAACTTGATAAGATTACGACTGGTTTGCATGAAGGAGAATTAATTATCCTTGCGGCTCGACCAGCCGTTGGTAAAACTGCATTTGCGCTGAATATTGCACAAAATGTTGGAACTAAAACTGACAAAACTGTAGCAATCTTTAGTTTGGAAATGGGTGCAGAACAGTTGGTTAATCGTATGTTGTGTTCAGAGGGAAGCATTGATGCTAACCATTTGAGAACGGGTCAACTTAGTGAAGAAGAGTGGCAAAGTTTAGTAATTGCGATGGGCTCACTTGCTAAGGCCAATGTCTTTATTGACGATACACCGGGAAATAAGATGGCTGAAATCAGGGCTAAATGTCGACGATTGGCAAAAGAACAAGGAAATTTAGGTTTAATTGTTGTGGATTATTTGCAGTTGATTGAAGGTTCCGGGCAGGAAAACCGACAACAAGAAGTTTCTGCTATTTCACGTCAATTAAAAAAACTTGCCAATGAGCTTAACGTTCCTGTAATTGCATTATCACAGCTTTCTCGTGGTGTGGAACAACGACAAGATAAGCGACCAGTCATGTCGGATATTCGTGAATCTGGTTCAATTGAACAAGATGCGGATATTGTTGCCTTTCTTTATCGTGACGATTACTATGATCGTGATGATGGTAATGATGATCAGGATCAAGATCAGGATCCGCGTGATGAGGAAGACGCTAACGTGGGTCCAGTAGAAGTTATTATTGAAAAAAATCGTAGTGGTGCACGAGGAACGGTTAATTTATTATTTATTAAGTCGTATAATAAATTTTCATCGCTGGCATACATGCCAGAGGCTTCAAGATAG
- a CDS encoding uracil-DNA glycosylase family protein yields the protein MNPNSAYFKDIMDDPANKIYTAQNWHPIYSINPQARILIIGQAPGKRVQETEIMWNDKSGDRLRNWMGISREIFYDSGEIAVIPMDFYYPGKASSGDVPPRKGIAEKWHPKLLATMPNIQLTILIGAYSQKLYLNLPASAKITDIVKNYQKFLPNYFPIVHPSPRNNIWLSRNPWFEQAVVPELQKQISKIMDKN from the coding sequence ATGAACCCTAATAGTGCTTATTTCAAGGATATAATGGACGACCCGGCAAATAAAATCTATACCGCTCAAAACTGGCATCCTATATACTCTATTAACCCTCAAGCTCGCATTTTAATTATCGGTCAAGCACCCGGAAAACGAGTGCAAGAAACCGAAATAATGTGGAATGACAAAAGTGGGGATCGTCTAAGAAACTGGATGGGAATTTCACGAGAAATCTTTTATGACTCTGGTGAAATTGCTGTGATCCCCATGGACTTTTACTATCCTGGAAAAGCTTCAAGTGGGGATGTTCCACCTCGTAAAGGTATTGCAGAAAAGTGGCATCCAAAATTACTTGCTACTATGCCTAATATCCAACTAACTATTTTAATTGGTGCATATTCACAGAAGCTCTATTTAAACTTGCCGGCTTCAGCAAAAATCACTGATATTGTTAAAAATTACCAAAAATTCTTGCCCAACTATTTTCCAATTGTACATCCATCCCCGCGCAATAACATCTGGTTGTCGCGGAATCCTTGGTTTGAGCAAGCCGTTGTTCCTGAACTTCAGAAACAAATTTCAAAAATTATGGATAAAAACTGA